In Pseudomonas fluorescens, a genomic segment contains:
- the wecB gene encoding non-hydrolyzing UDP-N-acetylglucosamine 2-epimerase: MPVSKIVVVVGTRPEVIKMAPVIHALKRSPQFACHVVATAQHRELMDQALREFNIEPDLDLDLMQPQQSLSALTCRLLTQVERLLLEWRPDAVLAQGDTSTVFATALSCFYQQVPFGHVEAGLRTGDLGNPFPEELNRTVTSRIAKWHFAPTPRARGNLLGEGIAPQAIHLTGNTVIDALHQSLRRGDEPTEGALDGERRLLVTLHRRESFGAPLLDICTAIRHLVDRNEDLRVIFPVHPNPSVKVPVEAALGGHPRIELCPSLGYHHFIRVMKSAFLVLSDSGGIQEEAPALGVPVLVLRNETERQEAIEHGMVKLVGTRTADIVQAVQHLLDDEGLYSSMIKDQSPYGDGMAAERIVQVLTAHFSTCA, translated from the coding sequence ATGCCCGTAAGCAAGATAGTTGTAGTAGTGGGCACGCGACCGGAAGTCATCAAGATGGCCCCGGTCATCCATGCCCTCAAGCGTTCGCCCCAGTTCGCCTGCCACGTCGTCGCCACCGCGCAACACCGCGAACTGATGGACCAGGCATTGCGCGAGTTCAATATCGAGCCCGACCTGGACCTGGACCTGATGCAGCCCCAACAGTCGCTCAGTGCCCTCACCTGCCGCCTGCTGACGCAGGTCGAGCGACTGCTGCTGGAGTGGCGTCCGGATGCCGTGCTGGCACAGGGCGATACCTCGACGGTATTCGCCACCGCCCTGTCGTGTTTCTACCAGCAGGTTCCTTTTGGCCACGTGGAAGCCGGGTTACGCACTGGCGACCTGGGCAATCCGTTTCCCGAGGAACTGAACCGGACAGTCACCAGCCGCATTGCCAAATGGCACTTCGCACCGACCCCTAGGGCTCGCGGCAATTTGTTGGGCGAAGGCATTGCCCCCCAGGCCATCCACCTCACGGGCAATACCGTGATCGACGCGCTGCACCAGAGCCTTCGCCGGGGTGACGAACCGACCGAGGGCGCCCTCGACGGTGAACGCCGCCTGCTGGTGACCTTGCATCGCCGGGAGAGCTTCGGCGCGCCCCTGCTCGACATCTGTACCGCAATTCGCCACCTGGTCGACCGCAATGAAGATTTGCGCGTGATTTTCCCGGTGCATCCGAACCCCAGCGTCAAAGTGCCTGTCGAGGCGGCGCTGGGAGGACATCCACGGATCGAGCTTTGCCCGTCCCTGGGCTACCACCACTTTATTCGCGTCATGAAGAGCGCCTTCCTGGTACTCAGCGATTCGGGCGGCATCCAGGAAGAGGCGCCGGCCCTGGGCGTGCCCGTGCTGGTGTTGCGCAACGAGACCGAACGCCAGGAAGCCATAGAGCATGGCATGGTGAAGCTGGTGGGTACCCGAACTGCCGATATCGTCCAGGCAGTGCAGCATCTGCTCGACGACGAGGGGCTCTACTCGAGCATGATCAAGGATCAATCCCCCTATGGGGATGGCATGGCCGCAGAGCGGATCGTGCAGGTATTGACGGCGCATTTCTCCACATGCGCCTGA
- a CDS encoding glycosyltransferase, which produces MRLIYLSPMRWHSFSQRPHELVRCFHEKTGAPVLWIDPYPTRFPTLSDFRRLRPAPAVAQAPLPAWLTVLEPRALPIEPMPGSGWINRPLWQSLIVKAREFAQQPTVLGIGKPSHLASRLLQEPVFEASFYDAMDNFSEFYTGLSRRAMERRQRHTAQSVSTVLASSSALLTQMLACSDNVKLLGNACAIERLPSRQRSHAGRGNTPVLGYVGTIAKWFAWDVVIALAEAFPHADIRLVGPLHTPVPAGLPGNIHLSGEVSHEDALKAMAAFDVGLIPFTSDALTRYVDPIKYYEYRALGLPVISTVFGEMAHRGTCPGTFLVEGPGDIRQAMDKALNFNESDAYTRRFRHENSWTTRFSVAIP; this is translated from the coding sequence ATGCGCCTGATCTATCTCTCACCGATGCGCTGGCATAGCTTCAGCCAGCGACCCCATGAACTGGTGCGCTGCTTCCATGAAAAAACCGGCGCCCCCGTCCTTTGGATAGACCCCTACCCCACGCGTTTTCCCACACTCAGCGATTTCAGAAGGCTGCGGCCTGCACCTGCCGTCGCACAGGCGCCCTTGCCGGCATGGTTGACCGTGCTCGAGCCTCGCGCCTTGCCAATCGAGCCGATGCCTGGCTCAGGCTGGATCAACCGCCCGCTCTGGCAATCGCTGATTGTGAAAGCGCGGGAGTTTGCGCAACAGCCCACGGTGCTGGGAATTGGCAAGCCTTCGCACCTGGCGTCGAGACTGCTGCAGGAGCCTGTTTTCGAAGCCAGCTTTTACGATGCCATGGATAATTTTTCCGAGTTCTATACAGGGCTGTCACGCCGGGCCATGGAACGCCGCCAACGCCACACGGCTCAATCGGTGTCCACGGTACTGGCTTCTTCCTCGGCGCTGCTGACGCAAATGCTGGCCTGCTCGGACAACGTCAAGCTGCTCGGCAATGCCTGCGCCATCGAGCGCCTGCCCAGCCGCCAGCGTTCGCATGCAGGCCGAGGGAATACACCCGTCCTGGGCTACGTCGGCACCATCGCCAAGTGGTTTGCCTGGGATGTCGTGATTGCCCTCGCCGAGGCGTTTCCGCATGCCGACATACGCCTGGTCGGCCCGCTGCACACCCCTGTGCCTGCTGGTCTGCCCGGCAACATCCACTTGAGTGGCGAGGTATCCCACGAGGACGCCTTGAAAGCCATGGCGGCGTTCGATGTCGGGTTGATTCCCTTCACCAGCGACGCGCTGACACGGTATGTCGACCCGATCAAGTACTACGAATATCGGGCGCTTGGCCTGCCAGTGATCAGTACGGTATTTGGCGAGATGGCCCACCGAGGGACGTGCCCGGGCACTTTTCTCGTGGAGGGGCCCGGGGACATCCGGCAGGCCATGGACAAGGCGCTGAACTTCAATGAATCAGATGCATACACGCGCAGGTTTCGCCACGAAAACTCCTGGACGACTCGATTTTCCGTGGCGATACCTTGA